Proteins from a single region of Oscillatoria sp. FACHB-1406:
- a CDS encoding DUF3368 domain-containing protein, whose protein sequence is MIVVSDTSPITSLAGIGQLDILRQLYGRVIIPQAVYREMVCIERTVPGASEVQSLAWIETQQVYDLRQVEALRSELDAGEAEAIILAMELKADFLIIDERFGRKIASQYGINLTGVLGVLLEAKRKGLILAIKPLMDRLINEVEFRVSEQLYNFVLNAAGE, encoded by the coding sequence ATGATTGTTGTCAGCGATACTTCACCAATTACAAGTTTAGCAGGTATCGGTCAGCTAGATATTCTTCGACAACTCTATGGTAGAGTAATTATTCCCCAAGCCGTTTATCGTGAAATGGTCTGTATCGAGCGAACAGTACCGGGTGCATCTGAAGTTCAAAGCTTAGCGTGGATTGAGACTCAGCAAGTTTACGATCTTCGTCAAGTTGAAGCCCTTCGCTCGGAATTAGATGCCGGGGAGGCAGAAGCAATTATTTTGGCGATGGAATTAAAAGCAGACTTTTTAATTATAGATGAACGCTTTGGCAGAAAGATTGCAAGCCAGTATGGGATTAATTTAACTGGTGTTTTAGGAGTTCTATTGGAGGCGAAGAGAAAAGGCTTAATTTTAGCAATTAAGCCTTTAATGGATCGATTAATTAATGAAGTTGAGTTTAGAGTTAGCGAGCAATTATACAACTTTGTCTTGAATGCGGCAGGCGAGTAG
- a CDS encoding UPF0175 family protein, whose product MDVLIPKDIVAATKMSPAELALEIAIMLYKQEKISSGRACQWLGMNLIEFRRELGKRGLTINYDVEDFESDLKTLRELGRL is encoded by the coding sequence ATGGATGTTCTGATTCCAAAAGATATTGTTGCAGCTACAAAAATGTCACCAGCAGAACTCGCTCTGGAAATAGCAATTATGCTTTACAAGCAAGAAAAAATCAGTAGCGGGCGAGCTTGTCAATGGTTGGGAATGAATCTTATTGAATTTCGTCGAGAACTCGGCAAACGCGGTTTAACGATTAACTATGATGTCGAAGATTTTGAGTCCGATCTGAAAACGCTAAGAGAGCTTGGAAGATTATGA
- a CDS encoding peptide ABC transporter substrate-binding protein — MTIGFLTQPPATTATPSSDTTFVPLPQRETVKTILIGSPAGVTHTIHKLHRLGFAPASDWSPLQPSTQPGEVVSILIRRFVLR; from the coding sequence ATGACGATCGGCTTTTTAACCCAACCGCCCGCAACCACTGCGACTCCTAGCAGCGATACGACGTTTGTCCCCTTACCCCAACGCGAAACCGTCAAAACCATCCTTATCGGTTCTCCCGCAGGCGTAACCCACACCATCCACAAGCTGCATCGTTTGGGATTTGCACCAGCGAGCGATTGGAGTCCCCTGCAACCTAGCACTCAACCCGGAGAAGTCGTTAGCATTCTGATTCGGCGGTTCGTGCTGCGTTGA